The nucleotide sequence GTTTGTAAAACATAAGTTGAAAGCTCAATATTATATCCGCTACGCCGATGATTTTGTTTTTTTATCTCATAACAAAGACTGGCTTGAAAATATTTTGCCAGCTGTAAGAAAGTACTTGGGAAACCATCTGTCGATTGAATTACATCCTGATAAAATATTTATTAAAACCGCTGCTTCCGGAGTAGACTTTTTGGGTTGGGTAAACTTTACGGATCACCGAATATTGCGGACAGTGGCTAAAAGGCGAATGTTTCGCAATTTAAAAATCAAAGGAAACAACAATGAAATTTTACAATCATATCTAGGGTTGCTAAGCCACGGTAATACCAGAAAACTGGAAAGTATAGTTTTAGGTAATAAAAGTGGGTAATTTAGGCTAAATTAGACTTGTTTAATTCAATTTATTGTGTTATTTTGTTAGTATAAATTTTAAACGAGTAAATTTTCAATTCAGTAAATTAGATATTTATTAATTGATGTTTAGGTGAGATTCTCGCTCCGTCGTATGATGGGGTCTCCACTTCCCCGAGGTTGACTCGGCTTCACTCAGGATGACACGAAAATAGTATGCCAACCAAAAAAGAAAAATTTGACGTTAAAAAAGGCTTGGAAGAATTGCAAAAAATTTATGATTGGTTTGATAAAAACGAAGACGCCAATCCGCAAGAGCAATTAGCCAAAATCAAAGAAGCCGCGCCGCTTATCAAACAACTGCGCGCCCAACTCAAAGACATTGAAAACGAATTCATTGAAGTCAAAAAAGATTTAGATTTAGAATAATTAATCATTTACTTTATTATGCTGGGAAAAGAAAACGAAGGCGGGGTGTCAGAGGAGGCGCGAAAATTTGTCATGGATCCAATGGCGGGGGCTAGTGAAGATCCTGACATGATAGAGATTGAAGAGAAAATATCGCCAGAATAAAAGAAATCCAGAGCCAGGCAAGAGCTAAGGGAAAGGTTTGGAATTGGTACAACTGATGAATTTAAAGCGGCCTTATTAGAGGGCAGGGTAGGTGATTGTCGCCAATGGTTAGATTATATTAAAAATAATAGAGAAAAATTTCCTCAATACCAAGAAACTTGGGAAAATTGGGTAAGGGACCGAGAGCAAGATATATCGCAGCAAGAATTATTCGAAGAATTTGGAATGCGCAAAACAGCCGATTTTAATGCAGCCATAGATGCAGGGAAAATAGAAGATGCTGAAAGGTGGTTGGAGTATATAAGAGCGAATAGAGAAAAATTTCCTCAATACGACGATGTTTGGTTTGCCGATCGCCAATCAGATCTGGATTTGGCTAAGAAAATAAATAAGAAAAATAAATAAGCGGAAACCTTGATTTTTTGAGAGTTTTCTGATATCCTTGGGGTGCATTAACTACAACCCTGAAGGGTATTTTTTATTCTCAATTTCTTTATGCCTCAAATCAAACAAGAACCACAACCTCGCGGCCAGCTTAAAATCACGGTTGAAATTTCGCCTGAAGAAATGCAGCCGTTTTTGAAGCGCGCGGCTGAAGACGTGTCCAAAACGCAAGACATAGCCGGGTTTCGTCCGGGCAAAGCGCCGATGGATGTGGTAATTAAAAAAGTTGGCGAGATGCCGTTATGGCAAGCCGCGGCAGATTTGGCAGTGCAAAAAAGTTTACTCAAAACCTTTGAAGATGAAAAAATTAGAACAATTGGCTCGCCCCAAGTAAAAATTGATAAGTTAGCCCCGGAAAATTCTCTAATTTACACTGCAACCGTCAATATATTTCCGGAAGTTACTTTGGGTGATTTAGACAAGGTTGCGATAGAAGCAAAACCTGCCGAGGTAAGTGATAAAGATTTTGATACTGCTTTAGAAAATTTACGCAAGCTAAGAGCTTCGGAAATTGCCGTGACTACAGAAGCCAAAGCGGGCGATAAGGTAGAAATTGATTTGGAAGTTTTTCAAGACCGGGTGCCGATTGAACATGGCGCGCAAAAGAAACTGCCGCTAATTTTGGGCGACAGCCATTTTGTGCCTGGTTTTGAAGAAAAAGTTATCGGCATGAAAGTGGGCGACACTAAGGAATTTAAACTTACGATGCCCGAAAGTTATCATCTCAAGCAAATCGCCGGAAAAGAAGTTGAGTATCGCATTAAAATGCTGGCTATTTTTCAGCGCTCTTTGCCAGAAATAAATGATGAATTTGCTAAAAGCTTGGGCATGAAATCCGCCGATGAATTGAAAAAAAACATAAAGGACAATTTAAAAGCTGAAGCTGAATCCAAAGAAAAAGTACGCCAAGAAGAAGCGATTATGAAAGCTTTAATTAACGCTTCCAAGTTTTCTGAATTGCCTGATTTATTAGTGTCTTCGGAAACCAATCAAATGATTCAAGAGTTAGAAGCGAATGTTACCCGGCAGGGCGGTAAGTTTGAAGATTACTTAAATCATATAAAAAAATCTCGGGAAGAGCTAACTTTGGAGTTAGCACCGCGCGCAATTGAAAGAGTGAAGAGCGCGTTAATTTTGCGTGAAGTCGCACAACAACAAAATATTTCAGTTGACGACACAGAAATTGAAGCTGAAATTGAAAAAGCCCGGGCGATGAGCCAAGGCAATCCAGACATGGCCAAGCAATTGGATACCCCAGAGTACCGCGATTACGTTTCAAACATCTTAGCCTCTCGCAAAGTGATAGAGTGGTTGCGTCAAAAACTAGTTAAATAACACCTTGTCGTTTCGGGATCATTCCGGATGGCATTTTTTTTGTGTTATAATATCGATATGTTATTTGGAACACATGTATCAGCGGCTGGTGATATGGCTGAAGCACCGGCGCGGGCGGCAGAAGTTGGAGCAGAATGCTTTCAATTTTTTTCTCGTCCCCCCCAAGGCGGCACCGGCAAGCCAGTTACCGACGAATTAGCTAAGCGTTTCATTGCAAATTGTAAAAAATATAAGCAAGCCGAATGGTATGTGCATGCGCCGTATTACATTAATTTTGCCTCGGCCAACAATCGCATTAGCTACGGATCAATCAGCATAATTCGCGAAGAATTAGAACGGGCAAGTTTATTAAAAACAAAATATCTAATGGCACATCTTGGCTCAGCTAAAGATTTGGGGCAAAAAAAAGCTATGACCCAAACGGTTGACGGTTTAGCCAAAATGCTAAAAGGTTATAAAGGCTACACTCAATTTTTAATTGAAATTTCTGCCGGTGCTGGTAGTGTTATTGGCGATACTTTTGAAGAGGTCGCTGAAATCATTGAGCGAGTTGAAAAAAAGTTGCGGAAACCGAAATTAATAGGAGTGTGCTTTGACACCGCCCACGCTTTTGCCTCAGGTTATGATTTGCGAACCAAAACATCAGTTAACGCAACTTTTAAAGAGTTCGATAAAGTAATTGGGTTAAATAGGTTAAAAATGAGCCATTGTAATGATTCCAAAGCAGAATTGGGGGAAAGAAAAGATCGTCACGAGAACTTGGGCAAAGGCTTTATTGGCTTGGAGGGATTTAAGGCCATAGTAAAACATCCCAAACTGCAAAAGATAAATTTGATTTTGGAAACACCTAAAAAAAATCCTATAGATGACCCTAAAAATTTGAAGATTTTGAAACAAATGCGAGGCAAATGAATAGTTGGATAAAATTTATTGAATCAAAGAATCGTCTTGGTTCTTTTTTGGTTTTAGGCGCAATCATAATTAGTGTTTTGATGCTTGGCCAATATCCATTTCAGACGAGTGATTTTATTAACTATATTTTTAGTGCCAGAATATTTTCGGTCTATAAGCAAAATCCTTATTTATTAACACCAAATGATTTTTCAAACGATTTATTTTTTAATTTAACGCAGTGGAAAGATTTGGTTACTGGTTATGGGCCGGCCTGGGTTTACCTATCTTCAATCCCGGTTGTTATTTTTAAAAATAATTTAGTTTTCACCATACTTGGAATGAAAATATTAATTGCAAGCTTTGTGTTTGGCAGTGGATTTTTAATTGTAAAATTAAGTCAAAAGTTAAACGATAAAAAATTATATAATAAGTTTATTTTATTTATACTTAGCCCGGTCGTTTTAGTTGAATTAATGATAAACGGTCATAATGATATTGCTATGATATTTTTTGTTTTATTATGGCTATGGTATATGCAAGCGAAAAGATTTAACATAGCCTTTACTTTTTTATGGATTGGAGTATTAATTAAGTTTATTCCAATTATTTTACTCCCGCTTCATTTTAGCTATATTTTTTGGGTTAAAAATAGTGCGTACAAATTGTATTCAAAGTTTTGGCAACATTTTTTAATTGTCTTAGGGCTGACTTTTATCTTTTACTTACCTTTTTGGAACGGTTGGCACACTTTAGACGGCACATTTTTTTTGCTTAACCTGCGCGGGCTGTTCCAAGCCTCACCATTTTTAGCTTTGCTGTCGATTTATTTACCATATCGTATTGTCACAGGGATTGGCTTTGCAGTATTTTTAACTGTTTACGCAGTAATTATTTTAAAATATCAGCCTAAGTCATTTGCTAAATTAGTTAACGCTTGTATTTTTGTTTTTGTTGCTTTTATGCTGTTTGCGCAGTGGTACATTATGCCTTGGTATTTAGTTTGGATTTTACCACTGCTGCTTATTACAAAACATTTTTGGCATCAGGTTGGTTTTTGGTTTATTAATTTACTTTGGATTTTTATTTTACTAACAAGAAATTTACACCTTGGATCTTTGCTAACTTTATTTTTGTTTGCATTTTTTATAACGATCATCTTTCCGTTTAAGCTAAAGTTAAAAATCAAATGAAAACAATTAACGTAAAAGTGATTACTAAAGCTAGCCGGGATGAAGTTGTTAAAATTTCTGAAACAGAATATAAGATTAAACTGACCGTTTTAGCTGAGCGAGGTAAAGCTAATGCTAGGCTTATTAAATTGTTAAGTAAATACTTTAATAAACCGAAATCTTGTTTTGAGGTAACTAAGGGATTAAAATCAACCTCTAAAACAATTATAATTCGCTAAGTTTAAATATAAAAATGGCTAAAATTAGCTATTTATTTTTTATTTTAACAACCTTCTATTGACAACTTTTTAATAATATGATATTATACTTTGTTATGTCCAGGTTCTATCTTGGGCATATGTACCATAAATTTTATTCAAAACTCTGCAGACGACCTACCTGTGTGGCTTGTGCCAGAAGCAGGAGGAACCCGCGCCTGTAGAAAGCTGGGTAGCTAGGACAACATTCAAAAAATTGTTCTTTATATATTTCCTAGCATTCAGCTTTCTGCAGGCACGACAAGCATGGGGACATAATTTCTGTCTTAATCTGGCTTCGGCTCGATTTTTACAAAGATTATGTTTCTTGTCTGCAGAGTTTTGAATAAAATGTAGCCAGTCAATACAAAACTAAAACGACTCCTTGAATCCGGAGCCGTTTTTTTTATTTGGTTAGTTTAAGCTGTCTACCGCCTCTTCGCTTGCGACCTCATCGCTTTTTTCGGTGGCTGAAGATAATTCCTCAACGCCCCTTAGGCATACTTGTTGCCATGGAACATAATGGCTTTTATAGTCAATTTTTTTAGTTTCGCCATTCGAATAAGTTATTGTTTGGGTAAAGACGGTGTCAGCACCATTATGTGCGAGTTCTGTGCACTTAGTTTCTCCTGGGTCCAAATCGGTAGTTTCTATCCATTTAGTTGGTGGTGGAGGTGTAATATTATAAATAATTGGGGCGGTTCTAGTCGCAACTCGGCCGTCTGAAGTACCCCAAAATTGAAAAATAAGTTCATCTTGGTTATTCGGATTTACTTCTGCCTTAAACAAGATATTTTTACCAGTGTCATTTATGAATCTAAAATCGGGCCATGGATCATAAATAGTGGCATCAGTGCCGGCCGGTTCGTAGTAACTCACTCTGTATGAATGATTTCGTCGTTGGGTGATATTTAATCCGGCATCGAGCGCTGTTCTAAATGTAGTAGTACCAATTTGAC is from Candidatus Buchananbacteria bacterium CG10_big_fil_rev_8_21_14_0_10_42_9 and encodes:
- a CDS encoding YggU family protein; translated protein: MKTINVKVITKASRDEVVKISETEYKIKLTVLAERGKANARLIKLLSKYFNKPKSCFEVTKGLKSTSKTIIIR
- the tig gene encoding trigger factor; translated protein: MPQIKQEPQPRGQLKITVEISPEEMQPFLKRAAEDVSKTQDIAGFRPGKAPMDVVIKKVGEMPLWQAAADLAVQKSLLKTFEDEKIRTIGSPQVKIDKLAPENSLIYTATVNIFPEVTLGDLDKVAIEAKPAEVSDKDFDTALENLRKLRASEIAVTTEAKAGDKVEIDLEVFQDRVPIEHGAQKKLPLILGDSHFVPGFEEKVIGMKVGDTKEFKLTMPESYHLKQIAGKEVEYRIKMLAIFQRSLPEINDEFAKSLGMKSADELKKNIKDNLKAEAESKEKVRQEEAIMKALINASKFSELPDLLVSSETNQMIQELEANVTRQGGKFEDYLNHIKKSREELTLELAPRAIERVKSALILREVAQQQNISVDDTEIEAEIEKARAMSQGNPDMAKQLDTPEYRDYVSNILASRKVIEWLRQKLVK